A region of Thermobifida halotolerans DNA encodes the following proteins:
- a CDS encoding response regulator transcription factor: protein MSPARTVLIADDDRAIRESLERALQLEGYRTRTAADGVQALAAVHADPVDLLILDVMMPGVDGLGVCRVLRAEGDRTPILMLTARVETPDRVAGLDAGADDYLPKPFDLDELLARMRALLRRAAPTSGEGAAEPLIQVGDLRIDPGARRVWRAGREVELSKTEFDLLELLARNAGIVLDHSTIYDRIWGYDFGPESKNLAVYISYLRRKLEPEGTTPLIQTVRGVGYTLRPR from the coding sequence ATGAGCCCTGCCCGCACCGTGCTGATCGCCGACGACGACCGCGCCATCCGCGAGTCCCTGGAACGGGCGCTGCAACTGGAGGGGTACCGGACCCGCACCGCCGCCGACGGGGTCCAGGCGCTCGCCGCCGTGCACGCCGACCCGGTCGACCTGCTGATCCTCGACGTGATGATGCCGGGTGTCGACGGGCTCGGCGTGTGCCGGGTGCTGCGCGCCGAAGGCGACCGCACCCCGATCCTGATGCTCACCGCACGGGTGGAGACCCCCGACCGGGTCGCCGGGCTGGACGCCGGAGCCGACGACTACCTGCCCAAACCGTTCGACCTGGACGAACTGCTGGCCCGGATGCGGGCGCTGCTGCGGCGGGCCGCACCGACCAGCGGGGAGGGCGCCGCCGAACCGCTCATCCAGGTCGGTGACCTGCGCATCGATCCGGGGGCGCGGCGCGTCTGGCGGGCCGGACGCGAGGTGGAGCTGTCCAAGACCGAGTTCGACCTGCTGGAACTGCTGGCCCGCAACGCGGGGATCGTGCTGGACCACTCCACCATCTACGACCGCATCTGGGGCTACGACTTCGGCCCGGAGTCCAAGAACCTGGCCGTCTACATCAGCTACCTGCGGCGCAAGCTCGAAC